The proteins below come from a single Desulfomonilia bacterium genomic window:
- the rpoB gene encoding DNA-directed RNA polymerase subunit beta, producing the protein MKEILSYPEIRRKSFAKRFSMIDMPDLVELPKTSYSAFLQKDISPEKRKNIGLESVFRSVFPIKDFNEYASLEYVEYKLGEPKYDIDECVQKGLTYAAPVNLKVRLVVYDRDEETQTQSIRDIKEQEVYFGEIPLMTPAATFIINGTERVIVSQLHRSPGIFFDKSTARAATGGKILYSARIIPARGSWIDLDFDAKGILYLRIDRRRKMTSTTLLKALGYTNQDILGMYYLKERYSIGDDNVLKHIDLQSLVGLKAEHDIKVKGSGEPAIKAGKKITAATVKKYSGKVLEPMVCSEKDILGKVIAEDIVNLTTGEIIVEANEILSADLLAKLNEEGIKEIKTIYIDEINYSSSLSKTLALDKLDTAEEAIIEIYRRLRPSNPPTLEIATTFFENLFFNSSYYDLSRVGRLKINRKLHINDEDAPLDLTILRKEDILLTIKYLMELKDGVQGRAVDDIDHMSNRRVRSIGELLENQYRIGLVRMERAIKERMSLQDVETIMPNSLINPKPVSAVIREFFGSGQLSQFMDQTNPLSAITHKRRLSALGPGGLTRERAVFEVRDVHPSHYGRICPIETPEGPNIGLIVSLSTYARVNEFGFIETPYYIVKDGIVTKEMHYMSAMEEDEQVVVQATEPIDKKGKIIADMVRVRLKNGEYGIVPREQVTLMDVATNQLFSVSANLIPFLEHDDANRALMGSNMQRQSVPLLFPKPPMIGTGMEHLIARDSGVCVVAKRDGIVRDVDSQRIVIMADKISEKQDDSGIDIYKLTKFKRANQNTSFNQSPIVKKGQHIKKGEIIADGPATNMGELALGRNLVVAFMPWGGYNYEDAILISERVVKEDFYTSVHIEEFEVMARDVKLGTEEITRDIPNAGEEALKNLDDSGIVCVGAEVKPGDILVGKVTPKGETQLTPEEKLLRAIFGEKASEVKDSSLRVPPGIEGTVIDARVFNRRGQDRDERTIQIEQKEIKALNKDREDEVKIVTSAARARIETLLIGRDLASPLYSHLGDKIIAKSKEKITMEMLAGLSIDDFKDIRIKDGEEAEHEIERIITRLDHQKSLIEKVYDSKIEKLTAGDDLPPGVNKMVKVFIAIKRKLSVGDKMAGRHGNKGVISRILPEEDMPFFEDGRPVDIVLNPLGVPSRMNVGQILETHIGWAVRGMGEALNDFMRSEYDEESLREYLKKVYQSSKVDTILKKATMEELIQIARSICDEGLHVAVPVFDSASEEEITKMMESAGIEDKGRVTLYDGRTGDPFDGKVTVGVMYMLKLHHLVDDKIHARSIGPYSLVTQQPLGGKAQFGGQRLGEMEVWAIEAYGAAYTLQEFLTVKSDDVAGRTRTYESIVKGEHALEPGIPESFNVLMRELKSLSLDIGLIEGKGY; encoded by the coding sequence TCCCGAAATCAGGCGAAAAAGTTTTGCAAAGAGATTTTCCATGATTGACATGCCTGACCTTGTTGAACTTCCGAAGACATCGTACAGTGCATTTCTTCAGAAGGATATCTCACCGGAAAAACGAAAAAATATAGGTCTTGAAAGTGTTTTCAGATCTGTTTTCCCGATAAAGGATTTCAACGAGTATGCATCTCTCGAATATGTTGAATATAAGCTGGGCGAGCCCAAATATGATATTGATGAATGTGTGCAGAAGGGGCTTACATATGCCGCTCCCGTAAACCTCAAAGTAAGACTCGTTGTATATGACAGGGATGAGGAAACTCAGACGCAGAGTATCCGCGATATAAAAGAACAGGAAGTGTATTTCGGTGAAATCCCTTTAATGACCCCTGCGGCAACATTTATAATAAACGGCACTGAGAGGGTTATTGTCAGCCAGTTGCATCGTTCTCCCGGGATATTCTTTGATAAATCAACAGCACGTGCCGCAACAGGCGGAAAGATCCTTTATTCAGCAAGGATTATCCCTGCCAGGGGATCATGGATAGATCTGGATTTTGATGCGAAAGGAATACTCTATCTGAGAATTGACCGAAGGAGAAAGATGACTTCAACAACGCTTTTAAAAGCGTTGGGTTATACGAATCAGGACATTCTGGGAATGTATTACCTCAAGGAAAGGTATTCAATCGGTGATGATAATGTCCTTAAACATATTGATCTGCAAAGCCTTGTTGGCCTTAAAGCAGAACATGATATAAAGGTTAAAGGTTCAGGAGAACCTGCAATCAAAGCAGGAAAAAAGATTACTGCTGCTACAGTCAAGAAGTATTCGGGCAAGGTTCTCGAGCCTATGGTATGCAGTGAAAAAGATATCCTGGGCAAGGTAATTGCCGAGGATATAGTTAATTTGACGACTGGTGAAATAATTGTCGAGGCAAACGAAATACTTTCTGCTGATTTGCTTGCGAAATTGAATGAGGAAGGCATTAAGGAAATAAAAACGATTTATATTGATGAAATAAATTACAGCTCGTCACTTTCAAAGACCCTGGCCCTTGATAAACTGGATACAGCTGAAGAAGCAATCATTGAAATATACAGGCGCCTTAGACCCTCAAACCCGCCGACGCTTGAGATCGCGACCACATTCTTTGAGAATCTTTTCTTCAATTCATCCTATTATGATCTCTCAAGGGTCGGAAGGCTTAAAATCAACAGAAAGCTTCACATAAACGACGAAGATGCCCCTCTTGATCTTACAATTCTCAGAAAGGAAGATATTCTGCTTACAATCAAGTATCTGATGGAATTGAAAGATGGCGTGCAGGGCAGAGCTGTTGATGATATTGACCACATGTCGAACAGGAGAGTCCGTTCAATCGGGGAACTTCTTGAAAATCAGTATCGAATCGGGCTTGTAAGGATGGAAAGGGCAATAAAGGAAAGGATGAGCCTTCAGGATGTAGAAACAATAATGCCGAACAGCCTTATCAATCCGAAGCCCGTAAGCGCTGTAATCAGGGAATTTTTTGGCTCTGGTCAATTATCGCAGTTCATGGACCAGACGAATCCTCTCTCAGCAATAACCCACAAAAGAAGACTTTCCGCACTGGGCCCCGGTGGATTGACCAGGGAACGCGCCGTGTTTGAAGTGCGTGATGTTCACCCGTCGCATTACGGCCGTATATGTCCGATAGAAACTCCGGAAGGGCCAAACATCGGCCTTATCGTATCACTCTCTACATATGCAAGGGTTAACGAATTCGGGTTTATCGAGACGCCATACTACATTGTTAAAGACGGAATAGTTACAAAAGAAATGCATTATATGAGTGCAATGGAGGAAGACGAGCAGGTCGTTGTTCAGGCAACCGAACCTATTGATAAAAAGGGCAAGATAATTGCCGATATGGTAAGAGTCCGGCTGAAAAACGGCGAATACGGTATTGTTCCAAGAGAGCAGGTGACACTGATGGATGTTGCCACAAACCAGCTGTTCAGCGTCTCGGCCAACCTCATTCCTTTCCTTGAGCATGATGACGCTAACCGGGCTCTCATGGGATCAAACATGCAGCGCCAGTCAGTGCCTCTTCTTTTTCCCAAACCTCCGATGATAGGAACAGGCATGGAACACCTTATTGCAAGAGATTCGGGTGTCTGCGTAGTCGCAAAAAGAGACGGAATTGTCAGGGATGTAGACAGCCAGCGAATAGTTATTATGGCTGATAAGATATCTGAGAAGCAGGACGACTCAGGGATAGATATTTATAAGCTGACAAAATTTAAAAGGGCCAATCAGAATACATCCTTTAATCAGAGTCCCATTGTCAAGAAAGGACAGCACATTAAAAAAGGCGAAATCATTGCAGACGGGCCTGCAACAAATATGGGAGAGCTTGCCCTTGGCAGAAACCTGGTGGTCGCATTCATGCCCTGGGGCGGATATAACTATGAAGATGCCATTCTCATAAGCGAGCGCGTTGTAAAGGAAGACTTCTATACTTCAGTTCATATTGAGGAATTTGAAGTAATGGCAAGGGATGTAAAACTGGGAACCGAAGAAATAACCCGCGATATACCGAATGCCGGTGAAGAGGCATTGAAAAATCTTGATGATTCAGGAATCGTCTGCGTCGGAGCTGAGGTTAAACCCGGAGATATTCTGGTAGGTAAAGTCACTCCAAAGGGCGAGACACAGCTTACTCCCGAAGAAAAATTGCTGCGGGCAATATTCGGTGAAAAGGCCAGCGAAGTAAAAGATTCATCCTTAAGGGTGCCTCCCGGAATCGAAGGTACGGTCATAGACGCCAGGGTGTTTAACAGGCGTGGCCAGGACCGCGATGAAAGAACGATCCAGATAGAGCAGAAAGAAATCAAGGCTCTCAATAAAGACCGTGAAGATGAAGTCAAGATAGTGACATCCGCTGCCCGTGCGAGAATCGAAACTCTTCTTATAGGCAGGGATCTGGCATCACCTCTTTATTCGCATCTCGGAGACAAGATAATCGCCAAGAGCAAGGAAAAAATTACAATGGAGATGCTTGCAGGTCTCTCTATTGATGATTTTAAAGATATCAGGATCAAGGACGGTGAAGAAGCGGAGCATGAAATTGAACGCATTATAACTCGTCTAGACCATCAGAAAAGCCTTATCGAGAAGGTGTATGATTCCAAAATCGAAAAACTGACAGCGGGAGATGATCTGCCACCCGGAGTCAACAAGATGGTTAAAGTGTTCATAGCCATAAAGCGCAAGCTGTCCGTTGGTGACAAGATGGCAGGGCGCCACGGAAATAAAGGTGTTATTTCAAGGATCCTGCCGGAAGAAGATATGCCGTTCTTCGAAGATGGCAGACCGGTGGATATTGTACTCAATCCGCTGGGTGTTCCTTCCCGAATGAATGTCGGCCAGATACTGGAGACACATATTGGATGGGCGGTCAGAGGAATGGGAGAGGCTCTGAATGATTTCATGAGGAGCGAATATGATGAGGAATCCCTGAGGGAGTACCTTAAAAAGGTTTATCAGTCGAGCAAGGTGGATACAATCCTGAAGAAAGCAACAATGGAAGAACTCATACAGATTGCCCGCTCGATATGTGATGAAGGCCTGCATGTGGCTGTGCCGGTGTTCGATTCCGCAAGCGAGGAGGAAATTACGAAGATGATGGAGTCTGCGGGAATTGAAGATAAAGGCAGGGTCACGCTGTATGACGGCAGGACAGGGGATCCTTTTGACGGCAAGGTAACGGTAGGCGTCATGTATATGCTCAAGCTTCACCACCTTGTCGATGATAAGATACATGCCCGTTCGATCGGTCCTTATTCTCTCGTTACCCAGCAGCCCCTTGGAGGCAAGGCGCAGTTCGGCGGACAGAGACTAGGTGAAATGGAAGTCTGGGCCATCGAGGCTTACGGTGCAGCTTATACATTGCAGGAGTTCCTGACGGTCAAGAGTGATGATGTGGCCGGTAGGACCAGGACATATGAATCAATTGTCAAGGGAGAGCATGCGCTTGAACCGGGTATTCCGGAGTCATTCAACGTGCTCATGAGAGAATTAAAGAGCCTGAGCCTCGATATCGGACTTATCGAAGGCAAAGGCTACTAA